A region of Streptomyces sp. NBC_01750 DNA encodes the following proteins:
- a CDS encoding XRE family transcriptional regulator produces the protein MSSPEEAATPLPDVAPRLRDLRRRRGLTLEAAAQRAGLSPAHLSRLETGHRQPSLPMLLGLARLYGSTVAELLGELAPEREPIIRAGSREPSEADGWTYHQTGGAGRAMQALRLVVPYGSQGELVRVHPGEEWLHVLKGRLRLSLGDAVHELAPGDSAHFDSLTPHRLAAAGREGAELLFVHTLLQSPDLHAHN, from the coding sequence ATGAGCTCTCCCGAAGAAGCAGCCACCCCGCTGCCGGATGTCGCGCCGCGGCTTCGAGATCTGCGCCGCCGCCGCGGCCTCACCCTGGAAGCCGCAGCCCAGCGTGCGGGGCTTTCTCCCGCCCACCTCTCCCGGCTCGAGACAGGCCATCGTCAGCCGTCGCTGCCGATGCTGCTCGGTCTCGCCAGACTCTACGGTTCGACAGTAGCGGAGCTCCTCGGCGAGCTCGCGCCGGAGCGCGAGCCGATCATCCGCGCCGGCAGCCGCGAGCCCTCCGAGGCGGACGGCTGGACCTACCACCAGACCGGCGGCGCCGGCCGGGCGATGCAGGCCCTGCGGCTGGTGGTCCCGTACGGCAGCCAGGGCGAGCTCGTCCGGGTGCACCCCGGGGAGGAGTGGCTCCATGTCCTCAAGGGCCGACTGCGCCTGAGTCTGGGTGACGCTGTCCACGAGCTGGCTCCCGGGGACAGCGCGCACTTCGACTCACTGACCCCGCACCGCCTCGCGGCGGCCGGGCGTGAGGGGGCCGAGCTGCTGTTCGTCCACACACTGCTGCAGAGCCCCGACCTCCATGCGCACAACTGA
- a CDS encoding alpha-galactosidase, whose amino-acid sequence MIESVGKGRTWVLSGPTSSYALCLTEADELLHLHWGPRISGADAEALAAQSLPPYWPFESQLDGHEEYPVEGGPRFVRPALSIRTDTVRGTEWTFAGAEKVAGDELRLRFTDAVHGLGLTLHHRMRDDTDVIERWVTLTHEGEGPDLELLRADAATWTLPQRDSWRLSQLHGRWAAESLLVRSELTYGEKVLSSRRGHTGHQHLPWVALDAEGATEERGEVYGVALAWSGSWRISVARLPDGLVQITGGAGYDDSGLLRLAPGQSYTSPVFAGLWSEGGFGGSSRAWHAWQLAHVIPDAQADRPVLYNSWEATGFDISEEQQRALARRAAALGVELFVVDDAWFGQRTSDRAGLGDWTPNAERFPRGLEPLADEVHALGMQFGIWVEPEMVNADSDLYRAHPDWVQHHPGRTRTEFRNQLVLNLAREDVQAHLWEQLDGLLAGAPIDYVKWDFNRCFTDAGWPGERYPQRLWVEHVHALYALLDRLRAAHPSVAFESCSGGGGRIDLGILSRTDQVWTSDNTDPLDRLAIQQGFTQLHPVRAMAAWVTDSPNVQLNGRVSTLRFRFVSAMAGVLGVGGDLTEWSAEELAEAHVWVELYKKIRPVVQHGELYRLRAPEGGLSAVQYLRGDETVVLAWLQAQHYGEQPPRLRLRGLDPAAVYECPDSGAAHRGSLLLHQGLHTGLKGDMDATVIRLRRR is encoded by the coding sequence ATGATCGAGAGCGTTGGCAAGGGCCGTACGTGGGTTCTCTCCGGACCGACGAGCAGTTATGCGCTGTGCCTCACAGAAGCCGACGAACTGCTCCATCTCCACTGGGGGCCACGGATCTCCGGCGCCGACGCGGAGGCCCTCGCGGCCCAGAGCCTGCCGCCCTACTGGCCGTTCGAGTCACAGCTCGACGGACACGAGGAGTATCCCGTCGAGGGCGGGCCACGCTTCGTACGACCGGCGCTCTCCATCCGTACGGACACGGTGCGCGGCACCGAGTGGACCTTCGCCGGCGCGGAGAAGGTGGCCGGCGACGAGTTGAGGCTCCGCTTCACCGACGCCGTACACGGCCTCGGCCTCACCCTGCATCACCGGATGCGCGACGACACGGACGTCATCGAGCGCTGGGTCACCCTCACACATGAGGGCGAAGGCCCCGACCTGGAACTCCTGCGCGCCGACGCCGCCACGTGGACACTCCCGCAGCGCGACAGCTGGCGGCTCAGCCAGCTGCACGGCCGGTGGGCGGCCGAGTCGCTGCTCGTACGCTCGGAGCTGACGTACGGCGAGAAAGTGCTGAGCAGCAGGCGCGGCCACACCGGCCACCAGCATCTGCCCTGGGTCGCGCTGGACGCGGAAGGGGCCACGGAGGAGCGGGGCGAGGTGTACGGCGTCGCCCTCGCCTGGTCCGGGTCCTGGCGGATCTCCGTGGCGCGGCTGCCCGACGGACTCGTACAGATAACCGGCGGGGCCGGCTACGACGACTCCGGGCTGCTGCGGCTCGCACCGGGCCAGTCGTACACCTCGCCCGTCTTCGCCGGACTGTGGAGCGAAGGAGGGTTCGGCGGATCCAGCAGGGCCTGGCACGCCTGGCAGCTGGCGCATGTGATCCCGGACGCCCAGGCCGACCGGCCCGTGCTCTACAACTCCTGGGAGGCCACCGGCTTCGATATCTCCGAGGAGCAGCAGCGGGCGCTCGCGCGGCGGGCCGCGGCCCTGGGCGTCGAGCTGTTCGTGGTGGATGACGCCTGGTTCGGGCAGCGCACCAGCGACCGCGCCGGACTCGGCGACTGGACCCCCAACGCCGAGCGCTTTCCGCGGGGGCTGGAGCCGCTCGCCGACGAAGTGCACGCGCTGGGCATGCAGTTCGGGATCTGGGTCGAGCCGGAGATGGTCAACGCCGACAGCGATCTCTACCGCGCGCATCCGGACTGGGTCCAGCACCACCCGGGCCGGACACGGACGGAGTTCCGCAACCAGCTCGTACTGAACCTGGCGCGCGAGGACGTACAGGCCCACCTCTGGGAGCAGTTGGACGGACTGCTCGCCGGCGCGCCCATCGACTATGTGAAATGGGACTTCAACCGCTGTTTCACGGACGCCGGCTGGCCCGGCGAGAGATATCCGCAGAGGCTGTGGGTCGAGCATGTGCACGCGCTGTACGCGCTCCTCGACAGGCTGCGCGCCGCGCATCCCTCGGTCGCCTTCGAGTCCTGCTCGGGCGGCGGCGGCCGGATCGACCTCGGGATCCTCTCCCGCACCGATCAGGTGTGGACCTCCGACAACACCGATCCGCTGGACCGGCTCGCCATCCAGCAGGGCTTCACCCAGCTGCACCCGGTACGGGCCATGGCGGCCTGGGTGACCGACAGCCCCAACGTCCAGCTCAATGGCCGCGTGAGCACACTCCGTTTCCGCTTTGTGAGCGCCATGGCAGGAGTGCTCGGAGTCGGCGGCGATCTCACCGAGTGGAGCGCGGAGGAGCTCGCCGAGGCACACGTCTGGGTGGAGCTCTACAAGAAGATCAGGCCTGTGGTGCAGCACGGCGAGCTGTACCGGCTGCGGGCGCCGGAGGGCGGACTGAGTGCCGTGCAGTACCTACGAGGTGACGAGACAGTCGTCCTCGCCTGGCTCCAGGCGCAGCACTACGGCGAACAGCCGCCCAGGCTCAGGCTGCGCGGGCTCGATCCGGCAGCCGTGTACGAGTGCCCGGACTCCGGTGCTGCGCATCGCGGATCCCTGCTGCTGCACCAGGGGCTGCACACCGGACTGAAGGGGGACATGGACGCCACGGTGATCCGGCTCCGGCGCCGCTGA
- the ispG gene encoding flavodoxin-dependent (E)-4-hydroxy-3-methylbut-2-enyl-diphosphate synthase: MSAGKPVALGLPELPARPIAVRRTSRRIEVGTVAVGGDAPVSVQSMTTTRTSDIGATLQQIAELTASGCQIVRVACPTQDDADALATIARKSQIPVIADIHFQPKYVFAAIDAGCAAVRVNPGNIKQFDDKVKEIARAAGETGTPIRIGVNAGSLDARLLAKYGKATPEALVESALWEASLFEEHGFRDIKISVKHNDPVVMVGAYRQLAAACDYPLHLGVTEAGPAFQGTIKSAVAFGALLSEGIGDTIRVSLSAPPAEEVKVGIQILESLNLRQRRLEIVSCPSCGRAQVDVYKLADQVTAGLEGMEVPLRVAVMGCVVNGPGEAREADLGVASGNGKGQIFVKGEVIKTVPESKIVETLIEEAMKIAQSMEDAGVASGQPAVTVS, encoded by the coding sequence ATGTCTGCAGGGAAGCCAGTCGCACTGGGGCTGCCCGAGCTGCCGGCCAGGCCGATCGCGGTGCGCCGCACGTCGCGGCGCATCGAGGTCGGCACCGTGGCCGTCGGCGGGGACGCTCCCGTATCGGTGCAGTCGATGACGACCACGCGCACCTCCGACATCGGCGCGACGCTGCAGCAGATCGCCGAACTGACCGCGTCCGGCTGCCAGATCGTACGGGTCGCCTGTCCCACCCAGGACGACGCGGACGCGCTGGCCACCATCGCGCGCAAGTCGCAGATCCCGGTGATCGCGGACATCCACTTCCAGCCGAAGTACGTCTTCGCCGCGATCGACGCCGGCTGCGCGGCGGTCCGGGTCAATCCGGGCAACATCAAGCAGTTCGACGACAAGGTCAAGGAGATCGCCCGCGCGGCCGGCGAGACCGGCACCCCGATCCGTATCGGGGTCAATGCCGGATCGCTCGATGCCCGGCTTCTCGCCAAGTACGGCAAGGCGACGCCTGAGGCGCTCGTCGAGTCCGCGCTGTGGGAGGCGTCCCTCTTCGAGGAGCACGGCTTCCGCGACATCAAGATCTCGGTCAAGCACAACGACCCGGTGGTGATGGTGGGCGCCTACCGGCAGCTCGCGGCCGCCTGCGACTATCCGCTGCATCTGGGCGTCACGGAGGCGGGACCGGCGTTCCAGGGCACCATCAAGTCGGCCGTCGCCTTCGGCGCGCTGCTCAGCGAGGGTATCGGCGACACCATCCGGGTCTCGCTCTCCGCCCCGCCCGCCGAAGAGGTCAAGGTCGGTATCCAGATCCTGGAGTCGCTGAATCTGCGGCAGCGCCGTCTGGAGATCGTTTCCTGCCCCTCCTGCGGCCGCGCGCAGGTGGATGTGTACAAGCTCGCCGACCAGGTCACGGCGGGTCTCGAGGGGATGGAGGTGCCGTTGCGCGTCGCCGTCATGGGCTGCGTCGTCAACGGCCCCGGCGAGGCCCGCGAGGCCGACCTCGGCGTCGCCTCAGGAAACGGCAAGGGCCAGATCTTCGTGAAGGGCGAGGTCATCAAGACCGTCCCCGAGTCGAAGATCGTCGAGACCCTCATCGAAGAGGCGATGAAGATCGCCCAATCCATGGAGGACGCGGGGGTTGCCTCCGGGCAGCCCGCCGTCACCGTGAGCTGA
- a CDS encoding M23 family metallopeptidase, producing MPKKGKHRRPKVSPITRGFVTAGTGGAAIALPLIGAAGAHAAEKAAPAVAPEKAVTAAASSPFSAGSAAATHVAQKKASPTTYSVVPGDYLAKIADEHDVRGGWKKLYADNRERVGDNPSLIHPGLKLTLGAKAKAPEKSQSPASPERSSSKPSSSKPSSDSGSSDSGSAVQSSAPSSSGDSASSGAATQTSASGFTTPVDGATVITPYHLAGAMWSSGYHTGLDFAASSGTTVKAVGQGTVVSAGWAGAYGNQIVIQQSDGTYSQYAHLSSLAVSSGQSVSGGQPIGLSGTTGNSTGPHLHFEIRTGPSYGSDIDPVAYLRQHGVSI from the coding sequence ATGCCCAAGAAGGGCAAGCACCGCCGCCCCAAGGTCAGCCCGATCACGCGCGGATTCGTCACCGCCGGTACGGGTGGCGCCGCCATCGCACTTCCGCTGATAGGCGCCGCCGGCGCCCACGCGGCGGAAAAGGCCGCTCCGGCCGTGGCCCCGGAAAAGGCTGTGACCGCCGCCGCATCCTCTCCTTTCTCTGCCGGGTCCGCCGCCGCGACCCACGTGGCGCAGAAGAAGGCCTCTCCCACCACGTACTCAGTCGTCCCCGGCGACTATCTGGCCAAGATCGCCGACGAGCACGATGTCCGCGGCGGCTGGAAGAAGCTGTACGCGGACAACCGGGAGCGGGTCGGCGACAACCCGTCGCTGATCCACCCCGGGCTCAAGCTCACCCTCGGCGCGAAGGCGAAGGCTCCGGAGAAGTCGCAGAGCCCGGCAAGCCCGGAGCGGTCCTCCTCGAAGCCGTCCTCCTCGAAGCCGTCCTCGGACTCGGGCTCCTCGGACTCGGGCTCGGCCGTGCAGTCCTCCGCGCCGTCCTCGTCCGGCGACTCGGCGAGCAGCGGCGCCGCCACGCAGACCAGCGCCTCCGGCTTCACCACCCCCGTCGACGGCGCGACCGTCATCACCCCGTACCACCTCGCCGGCGCCATGTGGTCCAGCGGTTACCACACCGGTCTCGACTTCGCGGCATCCTCCGGCACGACCGTCAAGGCAGTCGGCCAGGGCACCGTCGTCTCCGCCGGCTGGGCCGGTGCGTACGGCAACCAGATCGTCATCCAGCAAAGCGATGGCACCTACTCGCAGTACGCCCACCTCTCCTCCCTCGCCGTCTCCTCCGGCCAGAGCGTGAGCGGCGGCCAGCCGATCGGCCTCTCCGGCACCACCGGCAACTCCACCGGCCCGCACCTGCACTTCGAGATCCGCACCGGCCCCAGCTATGGCTCGGACATCGACCCGGTGGCCTACCTGCGCCAGCACGGTGTCTCCATCTGA
- the dxs gene encoding 1-deoxy-D-xylulose-5-phosphate synthase encodes MTILESIRGPRDLKALTDAELEELAKEIREFLVQAVARTGGHLGPNLGVVELTVALHRVFDSPVDRILWDTGHQSYVHKLLTGRQDFSKLRGKGGLSGYPSREESEHDVIENSHASTVLGWADGLAKAHQVLGSSDHVVAVIGDGALTGGMAWEALNNIAAARDRPLIIVVNDNERSYAPTIGGLANHLATLRTTDGYERVLAWGKDVLQHTPVVGKPLYESLHGAKKGFKDAFAPQGMFEDLGLKYVGPIDGHDIAAVESALRRAKRFHGPVLVHCLTEKGRGYQPALEDEADRFHTVGMMDPLTCEPLAPSNGPSWTSVFGEEIAEIGAERPDVVAITAAMLHPVGLTKFAERFPGRVWDVGIAEQHAAVSAAGLATGGLHPVVAVYATFLNRAFDQLLMDVALHKCGVTFVLDRAGVTGVDGPSHNGMWDMSILQVVPGLRIAAPRDADRLRQELREAVAVDDAPTVLRFPKESVGEPIEAIGRIGGMDVLHRADDAEVLLVSVGALAAVCLQAVELLRGRGLRCTVVDPRWVKPVDEQLAPLAAQHRLVAVVEDNSRNGGVGSAVGQSLRDAGVDVPLRTFGIPEQFLAHAKRGEVLADIGLTPVEIAGRISAAMAVKES; translated from the coding sequence GTGACGATTCTTGAGAGCATCCGGGGGCCGCGCGATCTCAAGGCGCTGACAGATGCGGAACTCGAAGAACTCGCGAAGGAGATCAGAGAGTTCCTGGTCCAGGCGGTGGCCCGAACCGGGGGCCATCTGGGACCGAACCTCGGGGTGGTGGAACTGACCGTCGCCCTGCACCGGGTTTTCGACTCGCCCGTCGACCGCATCCTCTGGGACACCGGGCACCAGAGCTACGTACACAAACTGCTCACCGGCCGGCAGGACTTCTCCAAGCTGCGCGGCAAGGGCGGTCTCTCCGGCTACCCCTCCCGCGAGGAGTCCGAGCACGACGTCATCGAGAACTCCCACGCCTCGACCGTGCTCGGCTGGGCGGACGGCCTGGCCAAGGCGCATCAGGTGCTGGGCAGCAGCGACCATGTCGTCGCGGTCATCGGCGACGGCGCGCTCACCGGCGGTATGGCCTGGGAGGCGCTCAACAACATCGCCGCCGCCAGGGACCGGCCGCTGATCATCGTGGTGAACGACAACGAGCGGTCCTACGCGCCGACCATCGGCGGTCTCGCCAACCACCTCGCCACACTGCGTACCACCGACGGTTACGAGCGGGTCCTGGCCTGGGGCAAAGACGTCCTCCAGCACACACCCGTGGTCGGGAAGCCGCTGTACGAATCGCTGCACGGCGCGAAGAAGGGGTTCAAGGACGCCTTCGCGCCGCAGGGGATGTTCGAGGATCTGGGCCTGAAATACGTGGGGCCGATCGACGGGCACGACATAGCGGCCGTCGAGTCCGCGCTGCGCCGGGCGAAACGCTTCCACGGGCCCGTGCTGGTGCACTGCCTGACCGAGAAGGGGCGGGGCTACCAGCCGGCGCTGGAGGACGAGGCCGACCGCTTCCACACCGTCGGGATGATGGACCCGCTCACCTGCGAACCGCTCGCACCCTCCAACGGGCCTTCCTGGACATCGGTGTTCGGGGAGGAGATCGCCGAGATCGGCGCGGAACGGCCGGACGTCGTGGCGATCACCGCCGCGATGCTGCATCCCGTCGGGCTGACCAAGTTCGCCGAGCGGTTCCCCGGGCGGGTGTGGGACGTCGGGATCGCCGAGCAGCACGCCGCAGTCTCGGCGGCAGGGCTGGCCACCGGCGGACTGCACCCGGTCGTCGCCGTGTACGCCACCTTTCTCAACCGCGCCTTCGACCAGCTGCTGATGGATGTCGCCCTGCACAAGTGCGGGGTGACCTTCGTGCTGGACCGGGCCGGCGTCACCGGGGTCGACGGGCCCTCCCACAACGGCATGTGGGACATGTCGATCCTGCAGGTCGTCCCAGGGCTGCGGATCGCCGCGCCGCGCGACGCCGACCGGCTGCGCCAGGAGCTGCGCGAGGCCGTCGCCGTGGATGACGCCCCGACGGTGCTGCGCTTCCCCAAGGAGTCGGTGGGCGAGCCCATCGAGGCGATCGGGCGGATCGGCGGGATGGACGTACTGCACCGGGCCGACGACGCCGAGGTGCTGCTGGTCTCGGTCGGCGCGCTTGCCGCCGTCTGTCTGCAGGCGGTGGAGCTGCTCAGGGGCCGCGGTCTCCGCTGCACCGTGGTGGACCCGCGCTGGGTCAAGCCCGTCGACGAACAGCTCGCGCCGCTCGCCGCCCAGCACCGGCTGGTGGCGGTGGTCGAGGACAACAGCCGCAACGGCGGTGTCGGCTCGGCCGTCGGGCAGTCGCTGCGCGACGCCGGCGTGGATGTGCCGCTGCGCACCTTCGGCATCCCCGAACAGTTCCTCGCGCACGCCAAACGCGGCGAGGTGCTGGCCGACATCGGACTCACCCCGGTCGAGATCGCGGGACGGATCAGTGCCGCCATGGCAGTCAAGGAGAGCTGA
- a CDS encoding phosphorylase family protein produces MEASSELSGSAVPLLIACALGIEKLALRSGDHSGNRGGARGPVTVLRTGMGPDNAERAVLGALRDGLLGGAAVVASGFCAGLAPGMHPGDLVVADETRDTTGVTACTNTDVLVKAVARAVPGRAVHTGTLTGSDHVVRGQERAELRATGAIAVDMESAATLRGALSTGPRPVAAVRVVVDAPEHELVRISTVRGGISAFRVLRAVLPAFYEWHRSLLLPRR; encoded by the coding sequence ATGGAAGCGTCCTCGGAGCTGTCCGGCTCCGCCGTGCCGCTGTTGATCGCCTGTGCGCTCGGCATCGAGAAGCTCGCCCTTCGCAGCGGCGACCACAGTGGCAACCGCGGTGGCGCGCGCGGCCCGGTCACCGTGCTCCGTACGGGTATGGGGCCGGACAACGCGGAGCGCGCGGTTCTCGGTGCGTTGCGCGACGGTCTGCTGGGCGGAGCGGCCGTGGTCGCGTCCGGTTTCTGTGCGGGCCTCGCCCCGGGCATGCACCCGGGGGATCTCGTCGTGGCCGACGAGACTCGCGACACTACCGGCGTCACGGCCTGCACAAACACGGACGTGCTGGTCAAGGCGGTGGCCCGGGCCGTGCCCGGACGCGCCGTGCACACCGGCACGCTGACCGGGTCCGACCATGTCGTACGCGGTCAGGAGCGTGCCGAGCTGCGTGCCACCGGGGCGATTGCGGTGGACATGGAGTCCGCGGCCACGCTGCGCGGCGCTCTGAGCACCGGGCCCCGCCCGGTTGCGGCCGTCCGGGTGGTCGTGGACGCTCCGGAGCATGAACTGGTCCGTATCAGCACGGTGCGCGGTGGAATATCAGCCTTCCGCGTTCTTCGCGCCGTCCTTCCCGCTTTCTATGAATGGCACCGTTCTTTGCTGCTCCCCAGGAGGTGA
- the hpnH gene encoding adenosyl-hopene transferase HpnH — MAMPLRQTIRVGTYLFEQKLRKREKFPLIVELEPLFACNLKCEGCGKIQHPAGILKQRMPVAQAVGAVLESGAPMVSIAGGEPLMHPQIDEIVRQLVARKKYVFLCTNAMLLRKKIENFTPSRYFAFAVHIDGLRERHDESVAKEGVFDEAVEAIKEAKKRGFRVTTNSTFFNTDTPQTVIEVLNYLNDDLKVDEMMISPAYAYEKAPDQEHFLGVEQTRELFKKSFAGGNRRRWRLNHSPLFLDFLEGKADFPCTAWAIPNYSLFGWQRPCYLMADGYVPTYRELIEDTDWSKYGRGKDPRCANCMAHCGYEPTAVLATMGSLKESLRAARDTVSGNRG; from the coding sequence ATGGCCATGCCGCTCCGTCAGACCATCAGGGTCGGGACGTACCTCTTTGAACAGAAGCTCCGCAAGCGTGAGAAGTTTCCGCTCATCGTCGAGCTGGAGCCGCTCTTCGCCTGCAATCTGAAGTGCGAGGGCTGCGGGAAGATCCAGCACCCGGCCGGGATTCTGAAGCAGCGCATGCCGGTCGCGCAGGCGGTCGGGGCGGTGCTCGAGTCAGGGGCCCCGATGGTCTCGATCGCGGGCGGCGAGCCGCTGATGCACCCTCAGATCGATGAGATCGTCCGGCAATTGGTGGCCAGGAAGAAGTACGTATTCCTCTGCACCAATGCCATGCTGCTGCGCAAGAAGATCGAGAACTTCACTCCTTCTCGCTATTTCGCCTTTGCCGTGCACATCGACGGGCTGCGCGAACGGCACGACGAGTCGGTCGCCAAGGAAGGCGTGTTCGACGAGGCGGTGGAGGCGATCAAGGAGGCCAAGAAGCGCGGTTTCCGGGTCACCACCAACTCCACCTTCTTCAACACCGACACGCCGCAGACCGTCATCGAGGTACTCAACTACCTCAATGACGACCTGAAGGTGGACGAGATGATGATCTCGCCCGCGTACGCCTACGAGAAGGCGCCCGATCAGGAGCACTTCCTGGGCGTAGAGCAGACCCGTGAGCTGTTCAAGAAGTCCTTCGCGGGCGGCAATCGGCGACGCTGGCGGCTCAATCACTCGCCGCTCTTCCTCGACTTCCTCGAGGGCAAGGCGGACTTCCCGTGCACGGCGTGGGCGATCCCCAACTACTCACTCTTCGGCTGGCAGCGCCCCTGCTATCTGATGGCCGACGGATACGTCCCCACCTACCGGGAGCTCATCGAGGACACCGACTGGAGCAAGTACGGCCGCGGCAAAGACCCGCGCTGCGCCAACTGCATGGCGCACTGCGGCTACGAGCCCACCGCCGTCCTCGCCACCATGGGCTCCCTCAAGGAGTCTCTCCGGGCGGCGCGCGACACCGTCTCGGGAAACCGCGGGTGA
- a CDS encoding aspartate aminotransferase family protein, translating into MTEPLKGFDLARLLAERGAERYELHARHLNHQLPRMLHTIGFDKVYERAEGAYFWDADGNDYLDMLAGFGVMGLGRHHPVVRKALHDVLDASLADLTRFDCQPLPGLLAEKLLRQSPHLERVFFGNSGTEAVETALKFARYATGKPRILYCSHAFHGLTTGSLSVNGEAGFRDGFAPLLPDTAIELGDLAALERELTRGDVAGLVVEPIQGKGVHATPPGFLYAAQELLHKHKALLIADEVQTGLGRTGDFYAYQYEAGVEPDLVCVAKALSGGYVPVGATLGKDWIFKKVYSSMDRVLVHSASFGSNAQAMAAGLAVLSVLEDEHVVANARVTGELLRSRLAALVDRYELLHEVRGRGLMIGIEFGRPDSIKLRSRWTMLQAARKGLFAQMVVVPLLQKHRILTQVSGDHMEVIKLIPPLTIGEREVERFVVAFTAVMDDAHGGGGLMWDFGKTLVKQAVANR; encoded by the coding sequence ATGACCGAGCCGCTCAAGGGCTTCGATCTGGCGAGACTCCTCGCGGAGCGCGGAGCCGAGCGCTACGAGCTGCATGCGCGACATCTCAACCACCAGCTGCCGCGCATGCTGCACACCATCGGCTTCGACAAGGTCTACGAGCGAGCCGAAGGGGCGTACTTCTGGGACGCCGACGGCAACGACTACCTCGATATGCTCGCGGGCTTCGGGGTGATGGGGCTCGGGCGGCACCATCCCGTTGTACGCAAGGCGCTGCACGACGTGCTCGATGCCTCGCTCGCGGACCTGACCCGCTTCGACTGCCAGCCGCTGCCGGGGCTGCTGGCGGAGAAGCTGCTGAGGCAGAGTCCGCACCTGGAGCGGGTGTTCTTCGGCAACAGCGGTACGGAGGCGGTGGAGACGGCGCTGAAGTTCGCCCGGTACGCGACCGGGAAGCCGAGGATCCTCTACTGCTCGCACGCCTTCCACGGACTGACCACCGGGTCGCTGTCGGTCAACGGGGAGGCCGGCTTCCGGGACGGCTTCGCGCCGCTGCTGCCCGACACCGCGATCGAGCTCGGCGACCTGGCCGCGCTGGAGCGGGAGTTGACGCGGGGCGATGTGGCGGGCCTCGTGGTGGAGCCGATCCAGGGCAAGGGCGTGCATGCGACGCCTCCCGGATTCCTCTACGCCGCACAGGAGTTGCTGCACAAGCACAAGGCGCTGCTGATCGCCGACGAGGTGCAGACCGGCCTCGGCAGGACCGGTGACTTCTACGCGTACCAGTACGAGGCGGGGGTCGAGCCGGATCTGGTCTGTGTGGCGAAGGCGCTCTCGGGCGGGTATGTGCCGGTCGGTGCGACCCTCGGCAAGGACTGGATCTTCAAGAAGGTCTACTCGTCGATGGACCGGGTGCTGGTGCACTCCGCCAGCTTCGGCTCCAACGCGCAGGCGATGGCTGCCGGGCTCGCAGTGCTCTCGGTGCTGGAGGACGAGCATGTCGTGGCGAACGCGCGGGTGACCGGAGAGCTGCTCAGGTCACGGCTGGCCGCGCTCGTCGACCGTTACGAGCTGCTGCACGAGGTGCGCGGCCGGGGCCTGATGATCGGCATCGAGTTCGGCCGTCCGGACTCGATCAAGCTGCGCAGCCGCTGGACCATGCTGCAGGCGGCCCGCAAGGGTCTCTTCGCGCAGATGGTGGTGGTGCCGCTGCTGCAGAAGCACCGGATCCTCACCCAGGTCTCGGGCGACCACATGGAAGTGATCAAGCTGATTCCGCCGTTGACCATCGGAGAGCGGGAGGTCGAGCGGTTCGTGGTGGCCTTCACCGCGGTGATGGACGATGCGCACGGGGGTGGCGGGCTGATGTGGGACTTCGGCAAGACGCTGGTGAAGCAGGCAGTCGCCAACCGCTGA
- a CDS encoding tyrosine-protein phosphatase — MTQQLPQVPSTEPELSGVRNFRDVGGLPTVDGRRVRFGQLFRSGHLASATAGDTAFLSTLGLHTIFDFRNAADQKLEGPDVELPGVRNVNLPLTDPADGAQFWKMVREGNLDELKSILADGKAAGRMSASYRAIVKQRTAEHSRVLHALAEDSVPALMHCAAGKDRAGISIAVSLLAVGVEREAIEADYLKSNDPHRRYLVRRSDNSPAGMSPEVMELLSPLFDARAEYLAAAFETIEQTWGTTERYLTEGLKVTPETRERLRLRLIDEA, encoded by the coding sequence GTGACACAGCAGCTGCCGCAGGTCCCGTCGACAGAGCCTGAGCTGTCCGGAGTGCGCAACTTCCGGGATGTGGGCGGCCTGCCGACCGTGGACGGCCGACGGGTGCGGTTCGGACAGCTCTTCCGCAGCGGCCATCTCGCCAGCGCCACGGCGGGCGACACCGCGTTCCTCTCCACCCTTGGCCTGCACACGATCTTCGACTTCCGCAATGCCGCGGACCAGAAGCTGGAGGGCCCGGACGTCGAGCTGCCGGGCGTGCGCAATGTGAATCTGCCGCTCACCGACCCGGCCGACGGCGCCCAGTTCTGGAAGATGGTCCGGGAGGGTAATCTCGACGAGCTGAAGTCGATCCTCGCGGACGGCAAGGCGGCGGGCCGGATGTCGGCGTCGTACCGGGCGATCGTCAAGCAGCGCACCGCCGAGCACAGCCGCGTACTGCACGCGCTCGCGGAGGACAGCGTTCCGGCACTGATGCACTGTGCGGCGGGCAAGGACCGCGCCGGCATTTCGATCGCCGTGTCGCTGCTCGCGGTCGGCGTTGAGCGCGAGGCCATCGAGGCGGACTACCTCAAGTCCAATGACCCGCACCGCCGTTACCTGGTGCGCCGCAGCGACAACTCCCCGGCCGGGATGTCCCCCGAAGTGATGGAGCTACTGAGCCCGCTCTTCGACGCGCGCGCCGAGTACCTCGCGGCGGCCTTCGAGACGATCGAGCAGACCTGGGGCACGACGGAGCGGTACCTCACCGAGGGCCTGAAGGTCACCCCGGAGACACGCGAGCGCCTGCGCCTACGCCTCATCGACGAGGCGTAG
- a CDS encoding DUF6126 family protein, which yields MSERKTAMTKSDNEERKFPRGLVIRLFAYLVAGHLFAGFLYLLFTLGGQS from the coding sequence ATGTCCGAACGTAAGACCGCGATGACCAAAAGTGACAATGAAGAGCGGAAGTTTCCCCGAGGGCTGGTGATCCGGCTCTTCGCCTATCTGGTGGCGGGCCATCTGTTCGCCGGGTTTCTCTACCTTCTGTTCACGCTGGGCGGTCAGAGCTAG